Proteins encoded together in one Marinobacter sp. Arc7-DN-1 window:
- a CDS encoding CV_2116 domain-containing protein: MNRTTYKAFELLPIPYQLADTNEWVVRVSIVRHHDARAESLEKTVSASKKVKSLGEAERLSLEFGKEVVDGKYPNISLDDLS; this comes from the coding sequence ATGAATCGCACGACCTATAAAGCATTTGAACTTCTGCCAATCCCTTATCAATTGGCAGACACCAATGAGTGGGTGGTTCGCGTGTCGATTGTTCGTCATCATGACGCAAGGGCAGAGTCACTCGAAAAGACTGTCAGCGCCAGCAAAAAAGTCAAAAGCCTCGGAGAAGCAGAGAGACTTTCACTGGAGTTTGGAAAGGAAGTAGTTGACGGAAAATACCCCAATATTTCCTTGGATGACCTTTCGTAG